Genomic segment of Xanthobacter dioxanivorans:
GGATGCAGACCTTGCCCTTCCACCTGGGGTCGGCGAGGTCCTCGTAGGTGATGGCGTCGAGCTTCACCACGTCCTTCGCGGTGTAGACCAGGCGCGCGCGCAGCGACAGGGCATACCAGTTGCCGGCCGGATCGCGCAGGTTGGCGGGGATGGCGGCCTTCAGGGTCGGCGTCTCCACCGGCTGGGTCACGCCGGCATCGACCACGTCGAGCAGGTTGCCCACGTCCACCGTCATCAGGATGTCGGCCGGGGAGGAAGCTCCCTCCGCCTTCACCCGTTCGGCGAGACCGTCCTTGATGTAGACGCTCTTGACCTCGATGCCGGTGGCTTTGGTGAAGGCCTCGAACAGCGGGGCCGCGAGGCCGGGCTCGCGGGTGGTGTAGATGTTCACCACCTGCTGCGCGCGGGCCGGGATGGTCGGCAGCGCCGAGAGCAGGCCCGCGGCGAGCACAAGTGCGCCAGCGGCGAGAAGGCGGCGGGAAACGCGATACTCAAGCATGGGAAGTCCTCTGCGGGCGCACGCCGGCGGTAGTGGAGCAAACCTTCCAAGTTCCCTTTCCGGAACTCCCGTAGAGGTGCGCGGAGTTGGACGTCGGATTGCTCTAATCGCTAGCTTTTGCTTTGCCCTAACGTCAATGAATAAGGAGGTGAGAAAACAACATTGGAAGACGTCTAATTCTTCTTTAAAATCACTCTAATTAAAATGAACGGAACCCCGTCCGGCCGGAGAGGGGGATTGCACCATTCGCGGCGTCCGCCGTGGCGGCATCATCGCAAGCATGCCCTGAAATGCAAGAAGCCCGGCGCATGGCCGGGCTTCCGAAAAGACGTGCCTTGGACGGGTGATCAATCCTCGTCGAGCTCTCCGATGTGGTGCTGGGCGTAAAGCTGAAGTCCGAGCTTGGAGACGAGGTCGAGCTGGGTTTCCAGGAAGTCGATGTGGCCTTCCTCGTCCGCCATCAGCTCCTCGAAGAGGTCGCGGCTCGGGTAGTCCTTCACCGAATGGCAGTAGGTGGCAGCTTCCTGATAGAGGGCGCGGGCGTCCAGCTCGGCGGCGAGGTCGGCGTCGAGGATTTCCTTGACGTCCTGGCCGATCCGCAGCGGATCGAGCACCTGCATGTTGGGGAAGCCATCGAGGAACAGGATACGGTCGGTGAACTTGTCGGCGTGCACCATCTCCTCGATGGATTCCGCACGCCACTTCTTCGCCAGCGCCTTGTATCCCCAATTGTCCAGCATGCGGTAATGCAGCCAGTACTGGTTGATGGCGGTGAGCTCCGAGCGCAGGCCCCGGTTCAGGTACTCGATGACCTTGGGATCGCCCTTCATGTTTTTGCTCCTGGTGCCGTATCGGCAGGCGTGTAGTTTGGATTCAGGCTTAGACTAATTCTAATCTTCTGGCAACAGCGGTCCCGCGTTACCCGAGGATTCCTTACGGAAGGGGCAGATCCGTTCAGCTGGTTAAGTGGGCTATTCCGCCGCGACAAGACCGGTTATGGCGGCCACCGGGCAGTCTTCGGCACAGGCGCCGCAATTGTGCGCCTGAACCTGGTCCATCAAGGCCCGGATGGTGCGGGCGCAGCGCCCGCACTGGGGGAGCAGCCGAGGCAGCGGTAAACCTCACCCGGCGTGCGCAGGCTCTGGGGACCCGAAAGGGCGTCGAGAACCTGACGGTCTGAAAAGACGTTGCATGAACAAACGATCATGGTCTCGGTCCGAAACGGCTGAATTAGAAGACTTCTAAAGAGTTGTTTCTATTACACTTTTCGCAGATAGGGCCGACTTTCGTCAACTCCGGTAAAATGCGACATGGTGCTTCTGCCGGCCATGCGGAAGTCATCCCATGCCAGATTCGAGCCATTCTATTTTTAGATGCCCCGCGGGCGGTGCCCCTGCACCAGAATCGGCGAGTCGGGCCGGTCAGGGCAGGGTGAGCCGCGCGATCATGCCGCGGGTGAGATCGGGGCGCAGGCTGAACACGCCGCCCAGGGCTTCTGCCTCGGACGACAGGCGCGTCGCTCGCAACGGCCGGCCCGCGAGACTGAATCGGTCCAGCCCGGTCGCGTTCTCCAGGGGGGCCAGCGCTGCGGCGCGCGTGACTTCGTCCAGCGCTTCGCCTCCGTCGGACACCTGAAGGCAGGCCTGGCCGGCCATGTCCTCGTCGCGAAAGAGCGAAACCGCCACGGTGCCGCCGGCGGGAGTCGCTTCCACCGCTTCCTCGATCATCATGCGCACCAGGCGTGCGAGGTGGGGCACGCGAGCGGTCACGGTGAGCGCTTCGGGCAGATCCGAGCGCAACACCAGTCGCCGACGGCGGGCCGCCGGAACGAGCCCGGCAATGGCGGCCCGGACCAGATCGGTCAGATTGCAGGGACCGGGCGCTACGTCCGGCACCGGAGTGGCGAGCGCGGCGAGGTCGCCGAGGGAATGGCGCAGCGTGGACAGGGCCTGGGTCACCTCGCCCGGAAACCTATCCGTCGCGGTCGCGTGGCGCTCGGCGTACGACAAGGCGGTGTCGATGGGCTGACCCAGGCTTTCCATCATCCTGCGCGCGAGATGCGGCAGTCGATCCGGCGCCGCCTGCGTTTCGATCGGGTCGGCGACCACCGCGCTGACGACCGCGCACAGCAGGTGCTGGTCGGCGCCGGCCCGGCCGATGCCGACGCGCCCGGCAAACGTCACGCCCGTGCTGTCACGCAACGTGAGCATCACCTCTTCGGCGGCTCCGCCCGA
This window contains:
- the bfr gene encoding bacterioferritin; the protein is MKGDPKVIEYLNRGLRSELTAINQYWLHYRMLDNWGYKALAKKWRAESIEEMVHADKFTDRILFLDGFPNMQVLDPLRIGQDVKEILDADLAAELDARALYQEAATYCHSVKDYPSRDLFEELMADEEGHIDFLETQLDLVSKLGLQLYAQHHIGELDED